The following proteins come from a genomic window of Actinomarinicola tropica:
- a CDS encoding amidase, producing the protein MSEVPLTIQDAATALRDGSLTAVTLTEAVLARVDERNDELGAYVTVCHDSARAAAAQADADLAAGIDRGPLQGIPLGIKDIIATADAPTTANSRVLADDWGAGVDAPVTARLRGAGAVLVGKTTTMEFAFGLPDPDKGFLVPRNPWDLERTPGGSSSGTGVAVAAGLALGGLGTDTGGSVRFPASMNGHTGLKVTFGRVPKSGVVPLGFTLDSVGPMARSAWDCAAMLQVMAGHDPSDRFAADVEVPDYLAALDGSVEGLRIGVPMPYFFDADGLDDEVRAGALDAVDALRAAGATIVETEVPGAREAKEANALVLVGEAFAYHRQNLVTRWEDYGRHTRMALGRGALLGAADHVQANRFRTWFRRQVAAVLADVDVLLVPGWPTPALRADDMSPERMVSSPSFTGQWNLTGLPGLTLPSGFSSEGLPLSIQLVGPAFSEDLLCRVGDAYQRATDWHLRVPPSAARPVAGSVAVGR; encoded by the coding sequence ATGAGCGAGGTGCCCCTGACCATCCAGGACGCGGCGACGGCCCTCCGGGACGGCTCGCTCACCGCGGTGACCCTGACCGAGGCGGTCCTCGCCCGCGTGGACGAGCGCAACGACGAGCTCGGCGCCTACGTGACGGTGTGCCACGACTCGGCCCGCGCCGCTGCGGCGCAGGCCGACGCCGACCTGGCGGCGGGGATCGACCGTGGCCCCCTCCAGGGCATCCCTCTGGGCATCAAGGACATCATCGCCACGGCGGACGCGCCGACCACCGCCAACAGCCGGGTGCTGGCCGACGACTGGGGCGCGGGTGTGGACGCCCCCGTCACCGCCCGCCTGCGCGGCGCAGGTGCGGTGCTCGTCGGCAAGACGACCACCATGGAGTTCGCGTTCGGGCTCCCCGATCCGGACAAGGGCTTCCTCGTCCCCCGCAACCCGTGGGACCTCGAGCGGACCCCGGGCGGGTCGAGCTCCGGCACGGGGGTCGCCGTGGCGGCCGGGCTCGCCCTCGGCGGCCTCGGGACCGACACCGGCGGCTCGGTGCGCTTCCCCGCCTCGATGAACGGCCACACCGGGCTGAAGGTGACGTTCGGCCGGGTCCCGAAGAGCGGCGTCGTGCCCCTCGGCTTCACGCTCGACAGCGTCGGGCCGATGGCCCGCAGCGCGTGGGACTGCGCGGCGATGCTCCAGGTGATGGCGGGACACGATCCGTCGGATCGCTTCGCCGCCGACGTCGAGGTCCCCGACTACCTCGCCGCCCTCGACGGGTCGGTCGAGGGGCTCCGGATCGGTGTCCCGATGCCCTACTTCTTCGACGCCGACGGCCTGGACGACGAGGTCCGGGCTGGGGCGCTCGACGCCGTGGACGCGCTGCGCGCTGCGGGCGCGACGATCGTCGAGACCGAGGTTCCCGGCGCGCGGGAGGCGAAGGAGGCCAACGCCCTCGTGCTCGTGGGCGAGGCGTTCGCCTACCACCGCCAGAACCTCGTCACGCGCTGGGAGGACTACGGCCGGCACACCCGGATGGCCCTCGGGCGCGGCGCCCTCCTCGGCGCGGCCGACCACGTGCAGGCCAACCGCTTCCGCACCTGGTTCCGCCGCCAGGTGGCGGCGGTGCTCGCCGACGTCGACGTCCTCCTCGTGCCCGGCTGGCCCACGCCGGCGCTGCGGGCCGACGACATGAGCCCGGAGCGCATGGTCTCCAGCCCCTCGTTCACCGGCCAGTGGAACCTGACCGGGCTCCCCGGGCTGACGCTGCCGTCGGGGTTCTCGAGCGAGGGCTTGCCGCTGTCGATCCAGCTCGTCGGTCCGGCGTTCTCCGAGGACCTGCTGTGCCGGGTCGGCGACGCCTACCAGCGGGCGACGGACTGGCACCTCCGCGTCCCCCCGTCGGCCGCTCGCCCCGTCGCGGGGTCCGTCGCGGTGGGGAGGTGA
- a CDS encoding amidase family protein, with translation MHTPPDQEEVVAVARSIGFHLTEEDAPLYQREVAAQLAAMDQFLQARMPERTLPVTYAAREPGYRPGADEDPLNAWMWRCEIAGADDGPLAGRKVSFKDHVAVAGIPMTIGAHALEGFVPDFDATIVTRSLAAGATVTGKNVMNGLTGGFGFGGGIGDYGRTKNPHDHDHVPGGSSGGSAAAVAAGEVDISFGGDQGGSIRIPAAWSGTVGLKPTFGLVSHFGLGFGSDQSIDFTGPMSRTMEDAAAALDAVAGHDGLDPRQGREIPDGYDSLATLHDGVSGLRVAVLDEAFIDSEPGVHDGVMAAVEVLGEAGAVISKVSIPEHLVAPAVQAAFGPEGSKAVFDTGFYGLFAKSYYPENLLAAVNRVWQEQLDVINPRTKLSYITAEMSKRRFHGRVYAKAQNVRAAITAAYDAVLAEVDVLVMPTCITTAPRYDAPTSWAAALEENLSMGRGADRHPWTANTQPFNLTGHPALAVPCGKSDGLPVSMQLVGRPLDDALLLRAGYAYQQSVDWTEVIGLGR, from the coding sequence ATGCACACACCACCTGACCAGGAGGAGGTCGTCGCCGTCGCGCGCTCGATCGGCTTCCACCTGACCGAAGAGGATGCCCCGCTCTACCAGCGGGAGGTCGCGGCGCAGCTGGCCGCGATGGACCAGTTCCTCCAGGCCCGGATGCCGGAGCGCACCCTCCCGGTGACCTACGCGGCCCGCGAGCCCGGGTACCGACCCGGCGCCGACGAGGACCCGCTCAACGCCTGGATGTGGCGGTGCGAGATCGCGGGAGCGGACGACGGTCCGCTCGCCGGGCGGAAGGTCTCGTTCAAGGACCACGTCGCCGTCGCCGGGATCCCGATGACGATCGGAGCCCACGCGCTCGAGGGGTTCGTCCCCGACTTCGACGCCACGATCGTGACCCGCTCGCTCGCCGCCGGTGCCACGGTGACCGGCAAGAACGTGATGAACGGCTTGACCGGCGGCTTCGGCTTCGGTGGCGGCATCGGCGACTACGGCCGGACGAAGAACCCCCACGACCACGACCACGTGCCCGGCGGTTCGTCCGGAGGGTCGGCCGCCGCGGTGGCCGCCGGCGAGGTCGACATCTCCTTCGGCGGCGACCAGGGAGGCTCCATCCGCATCCCGGCCGCCTGGTCGGGGACGGTCGGGTTGAAGCCGACGTTCGGTCTCGTCTCCCACTTCGGGCTCGGGTTCGGTTCGGACCAGAGCATCGACTTCACCGGACCGATGTCGCGCACGATGGAGGACGCCGCCGCCGCCCTCGACGCGGTCGCCGGACACGACGGGCTCGATCCGCGCCAGGGGCGCGAGATCCCCGACGGCTACGACAGCCTCGCCACGCTCCACGACGGCGTGTCCGGGCTGCGGGTCGCCGTGCTCGACGAGGCCTTCATCGACAGCGAACCCGGCGTCCACGACGGCGTGATGGCGGCGGTCGAGGTGCTGGGCGAGGCCGGCGCCGTGATCTCCAAGGTCTCGATCCCCGAGCACCTCGTGGCCCCTGCCGTGCAGGCGGCGTTCGGCCCCGAGGGCTCGAAGGCCGTGTTCGACACCGGCTTCTACGGCCTCTTCGCGAAGAGCTACTACCCGGAGAACCTGCTCGCCGCCGTCAACCGCGTCTGGCAGGAGCAGCTCGACGTCATCAACCCCCGCACCAAGCTCAGCTACATCACCGCGGAGATGAGCAAGCGCCGGTTCCACGGGAGGGTGTACGCCAAGGCGCAGAACGTGCGAGCGGCGATCACCGCCGCCTACGACGCGGTGCTGGCCGAGGTGGACGTGCTCGTGATGCCGACGTGCATCACCACCGCCCCTCGGTACGACGCACCGACGAGCTGGGCCGCCGCCCTCGAGGAGAACCTGTCGATGGGCCGGGGCGCCGACCGGCATCCGTGGACGGCGAACACCCAGCCCTTCAACCTGACGGGTCACCCGGCCCTCGCGGTGCCCTGCGGGAAGAGCGACGGGCTGCCGGTGAGCATGCAGCTCGTGGGCCGTCCCCTGGACGACGCGCTCCTGCTCCGCGCCGGCTACGCCTACCAGCAGTCGGTCGACTGGACGGAGGTCATCGGCCTCGGCCGCTGA
- a CDS encoding ABC transporter ATP-binding protein, with amino-acid sequence MPAPTTDVEPTAPTPDAPTEPAVLLELEQVSKTFPVKIGMRKRSVSAVDGVDLLVREGSTVGIVGESGCGKSTLARLIVGLVPHDDGTIRFAGQALGSKGRRPRSVVEQMQMVFQDPYSALNPKATIGESIAFPLRVQGVPTAEIQERVGTVLTDVGLHPNYATHYPHQLSGGQRQRVNIARALALHPRLVVLDEAVSALDKSIQAQILNLLDDLQEAYGLTYVFISHDLNVVEWSSDEVAVMYLGRVVETCPAEDLYRRPLHPYTQGLLASIPKLDPRERAADAGRIDGEMPSPLDPPSGCRFRTRCPSAHERCAQEAPVLAEVEPGHRVACHLHTGADVPVEAPSLRSTPTPPTTTEGA; translated from the coding sequence ATGCCTGCCCCCACGACCGACGTCGAGCCGACGGCCCCGACGCCCGACGCGCCGACCGAGCCGGCGGTCCTGCTCGAGCTCGAGCAGGTCTCGAAGACGTTCCCGGTGAAGATCGGGATGCGGAAGCGGAGCGTGTCGGCCGTCGACGGGGTCGACCTGCTGGTGCGGGAGGGGTCCACCGTCGGCATCGTCGGCGAGTCCGGCTGCGGCAAGTCGACCCTGGCCCGCCTGATCGTCGGGCTCGTCCCGCACGACGACGGCACGATCCGCTTCGCGGGCCAGGCGCTCGGGAGCAAGGGCCGCCGCCCCCGCTCGGTCGTCGAGCAGATGCAGATGGTCTTCCAGGACCCGTACTCCGCGCTCAACCCCAAGGCGACGATCGGCGAGTCGATCGCCTTCCCCCTGCGGGTCCAAGGGGTGCCGACCGCGGAGATCCAGGAGCGCGTCGGCACCGTGCTCACCGACGTCGGCCTGCACCCGAACTACGCGACGCACTACCCGCACCAGCTGAGCGGCGGGCAGCGGCAGCGGGTCAACATCGCTCGGGCCCTGGCGCTGCACCCGCGGCTCGTCGTCCTCGACGAGGCGGTCTCGGCCCTCGACAAGTCGATCCAGGCCCAGATCCTCAACCTGCTCGACGACCTCCAGGAGGCCTACGGCCTCACCTACGTCTTCATCAGCCACGACCTGAACGTCGTGGAGTGGTCGAGCGACGAGGTGGCCGTGATGTACCTCGGGCGGGTCGTCGAGACCTGTCCGGCCGAGGACCTCTACCGACGCCCGCTGCACCCCTACACGCAGGGCCTGCTCGCATCGATCCCGAAGCTCGACCCCCGCGAGCGCGCGGCGGACGCCGGTCGCATCGACGGCGAGATGCCGAGCCCGCTCGACCCGCCGAGCGGGTGCCGCTTCCGCACCCGCTGCCCGTCGGCGCACGAGAGGTGCGCGCAGGAGGCGCCTGTCCTGGCCGAGGTCGAGCCGGGGCACCGCGTCGCCTGCCACCTGCACACCGGCGCCGACGTCCCGGTCGAGGCGCCGTCCCTCCGTTCCACGCCGACCCCGCCCACCACCACAGAAGGAGCATGA
- a CDS encoding amidase: protein MTVEVPLTIQDAAAALRDGSLSSVGLTETLLERIEQTQDTLGAFVTDLRDQALDAASVADAELAAGVDKGVLHGVPLAIKDIIAVAGAPTTANSRILDPEWGGDADAPVAARLREAGAVFIGKATTSEFALGAPDPEKGFPIPRNPWNLEHTPAGSSSGTGIAVAAGLALGGLGTDTGGSVRGPACVNGHTGLKVTFGRVPKSGVVPLGYTLDSVGPMARSAWDCAALLEVIAGHHPSDRFAADVPVPAYTELLTGSAEGMRIGVPRDYFFDAEGLDDEVRDSVLAAIDVLRDGGAEVVDVDLPYAKEAKEANTQIMVAEAFAYHRTNLAERWTTYGAKTRPLLARGAFYSAGDHVQALRFRTWFRRTVAEVMSDVDVLITPSAPTPPERIDEMDMDRRLAGPSFTGQWNLTGQPAAAVPVGFSATGLPLSMQVVGKPFAEATVLGVAHAYQQVTRHHLAVPALPAPAVVAA, encoded by the coding sequence ATGACGGTCGAGGTGCCGCTCACCATCCAGGACGCCGCCGCCGCGCTGCGCGACGGCTCGCTGAGCTCGGTCGGGTTGACCGAGACGCTGCTCGAGCGGATCGAGCAGACCCAGGACACGCTCGGCGCGTTCGTCACCGACCTGCGCGATCAGGCGCTCGACGCCGCGTCGGTCGCCGACGCCGAGCTGGCCGCCGGGGTCGACAAGGGGGTCCTGCACGGCGTCCCCCTCGCGATCAAGGACATCATCGCGGTCGCCGGCGCACCCACGACGGCGAACAGCCGGATCCTCGATCCGGAGTGGGGCGGTGACGCCGACGCTCCGGTGGCCGCTCGGCTGCGTGAGGCGGGCGCGGTGTTCATCGGCAAGGCCACCACCAGCGAGTTCGCCCTCGGCGCGCCGGACCCCGAGAAGGGGTTCCCGATCCCGCGCAACCCGTGGAACCTGGAGCACACGCCGGCGGGGTCGAGCTCGGGCACCGGCATCGCCGTCGCCGCGGGTCTCGCCCTCGGGGGCCTCGGCACCGACACCGGCGGCTCGGTGCGTGGCCCCGCCTGCGTGAACGGCCACACCGGGCTCAAGGTGACGTTCGGTCGGGTCCCGAAGAGCGGCGTCGTGCCCCTCGGGTACACGCTCGACAGCGTCGGACCGATGGCCCGCAGCGCGTGGGACTGCGCCGCGCTCCTCGAGGTGATCGCCGGGCACCACCCGAGCGACCGCTTCGCCGCCGACGTCCCGGTGCCGGCCTACACCGAGCTGCTGACCGGCTCGGCCGAGGGGATGCGCATCGGCGTGCCCCGCGACTACTTCTTCGACGCCGAGGGCCTCGACGACGAGGTCCGCGACAGCGTGCTCGCGGCGATCGACGTGCTGCGCGACGGCGGTGCCGAGGTCGTCGACGTGGACCTCCCGTACGCCAAGGAGGCGAAGGAGGCCAACACCCAGATCATGGTGGCGGAGGCCTTCGCCTACCACCGGACGAACCTCGCCGAGCGCTGGACGACCTACGGCGCGAAGACCCGTCCGCTCCTCGCCCGCGGCGCGTTCTACTCGGCGGGAGACCACGTCCAGGCGCTGCGGTTCCGCACCTGGTTCCGCCGCACCGTCGCCGAGGTGATGTCCGACGTCGACGTGCTGATCACCCCGAGCGCCCCGACGCCGCCGGAGCGCATCGACGAGATGGACATGGACCGCCGGCTCGCCGGGCCGTCGTTCACCGGGCAGTGGAACCTCACCGGTCAGCCCGCCGCGGCCGTCCCCGTCGGCTTCTCCGCGACCGGGTTGCCGCTCTCGATGCAGGTGGTCGGCAAGCCGTTCGCCGAGGCGACGGTCCTCGGCGTGGCCCACGCCTACCAGCAGGTGACCCGCCACCACCTGGCCGTCCCCGCGCTGCCGGCTCCCGCGGTGGTGGCGGCATGA
- a CDS encoding ABC transporter ATP-binding protein — protein sequence MTTTHEERRSDLELMQAQLDADRRAAVPALDVRGLSTTFRTRGGGLTAVNDVSFRLGKGRVLAVIGESGSGKSAMLRSILGIQPASAQITGEVYLDGTSLLDLPAKARAATRGRDVSMVFQDPLTALDPVYTIEAQLVETLRRHLGLSRAQARRQAVELLDRVQIPSPAERVKAYPFELSGGMRQRVVIAMALACNPKVLLADEPTTALDVTVQARILDLFREIQAESDMGVVIVTHDLAVAAEVADDVVVMYAGRVVEQGPAEEVLLAPEHPYTRGLLEANVRPGQRTRPRAIPGSPPSLARLPEGCAFAPRCDAATEECWDRRPELIPLDRVRASRCHLSARPTTDTTVAVPQEATHAVS from the coding sequence ATGACGACCACCCACGAGGAGCGGCGCTCCGACCTCGAGCTCATGCAGGCCCAGCTCGACGCCGACCGGCGTGCGGCCGTCCCCGCCCTCGACGTCCGGGGGTTGAGCACGACCTTCCGGACCCGCGGCGGCGGGTTGACCGCGGTCAACGACGTGTCGTTCCGACTCGGCAAGGGTCGTGTCCTCGCCGTCATCGGCGAGTCGGGGAGCGGCAAGAGCGCGATGCTCCGGTCGATCCTCGGGATCCAGCCGGCATCGGCCCAGATCACCGGCGAGGTGTACCTCGACGGCACGAGCCTGCTCGACCTCCCCGCCAAGGCCCGGGCCGCCACGCGGGGCCGCGACGTGTCGATGGTCTTCCAGGACCCGCTGACCGCGCTCGACCCCGTGTACACGATCGAGGCCCAGCTGGTGGAGACGCTCCGCCGCCACCTCGGCCTCTCGAGGGCCCAGGCCCGACGGCAGGCGGTCGAGCTGCTCGACCGGGTCCAGATCCCCTCGCCCGCGGAGCGGGTGAAGGCGTACCCGTTCGAGCTGAGCGGCGGCATGCGCCAGCGCGTCGTCATCGCCATGGCGCTCGCGTGCAACCCCAAGGTGCTGCTCGCCGACGAGCCCACCACCGCCCTCGACGTCACCGTGCAGGCCCGCATCCTCGACCTCTTCCGTGAGATCCAGGCGGAGAGCGACATGGGCGTCGTCATCGTCACCCACGACCTCGCGGTCGCCGCCGAGGTCGCTGACGACGTGGTCGTCATGTACGCCGGCCGCGTGGTCGAGCAGGGGCCGGCCGAGGAGGTCCTGCTCGCCCCCGAGCACCCCTACACACGCGGTCTGCTCGAGGCCAACGTCCGACCGGGGCAGCGCACACGGCCCCGGGCCATCCCCGGGTCGCCGCCGAGCCTGGCCCGACTCCCCGAGGGCTGCGCCTTCGCCCCGCGCTGCGACGCCGCCACCGAGGAGTGCTGGGACCGCCGTCCCGAGCTCATCCCGCTCGATCGCGTGCGCGCGAGCCGCTGCCACCTGTCCGCCCGTCCCACCACCGACACCACCGTCGCCGTCCCCCAGGAGGCCACCCATGCCGTCAGCTGA
- a CDS encoding ABC transporter permease, with protein sequence MLNIVLRRLGMAVPILFGVTVIIFLLMTVLPGDPAAAFLSEDASAAERAAVRAELGLDDPLPVRYMDWLSDAVRGDLGYSPHRRAEVTTLLGAAWGNTVILAAYSAVFGLVGGVAAGFVAGVRRGKLTDRLISVFSLVGLSVPSFFLAIVMLIVFAARLRWLPSGGTGLDQDQVTFFKHLTMPVIAGSLATLGITARVTRAAIVETYAADFVQTLRAKGLGNLSILRHVFKNAISPVLTTSGLQIGYLLGGSVLIETIFQWPGMGMLVFNAISARDLLVVQGATLVIALTFVLVNLAVDLVQATIDPRLRRAVA encoded by the coding sequence ATGCTGAACATCGTCCTCCGTCGCCTGGGCATGGCGGTCCCGATCCTCTTCGGGGTCACCGTGATCATCTTCCTCCTGATGACGGTCCTGCCGGGCGACCCGGCGGCGGCCTTCCTCTCCGAGGACGCGAGCGCGGCGGAGCGGGCGGCGGTCCGCGCCGAGCTCGGCCTCGACGACCCGCTGCCCGTCCGCTACATGGACTGGTTGAGCGACGCCGTCCGGGGTGACCTCGGCTACTCGCCCCACCGTCGTGCCGAGGTGACCACCCTCCTCGGTGCGGCGTGGGGGAACACGGTGATCCTCGCCGCCTACTCGGCCGTGTTCGGCCTGGTGGGCGGCGTGGCCGCCGGGTTCGTCGCCGGCGTGCGGCGCGGGAAGCTGACCGACCGCCTGATCTCGGTGTTCAGCCTCGTCGGGCTGAGCGTCCCGTCGTTCTTCCTGGCGATCGTCATGCTCATCGTGTTCGCCGCCCGGCTCCGTTGGCTGCCGTCGGGCGGCACCGGGCTCGACCAGGACCAGGTGACGTTCTTCAAGCACCTGACGATGCCGGTGATCGCCGGCTCGCTCGCCACCCTCGGCATCACCGCCCGGGTGACGAGGGCGGCGATCGTCGAGACCTACGCCGCGGACTTCGTGCAGACGCTCCGCGCCAAGGGCCTCGGCAACCTGTCGATCCTCCGGCACGTCTTCAAGAACGCCATCTCCCCGGTGCTCACGACGTCGGGCCTCCAGATCGGCTACCTCCTCGGCGGCTCGGTGCTCATCGAGACGATCTTCCAGTGGCCGGGCATGGGGATGCTCGTCTTCAACGCCATCTCCGCCCGGGACCTGCTGGTCGTCCAGGGGGCGACCCTCGTGATCGCCTTGACCTTCGTCCTCGTCAACCTCGCCGTGGACCTCGTCCAGGCGACGATCGACCCCCGCCTGCGGCGGGCGGTCGCCTAG
- a CDS encoding ABC transporter substrate-binding protein, with product MPSAERRVPLPAARRRRRSLLVPLVLLLALLAASCASGGDSGNGAAGASGTSGGGEGGGVLRIAMSAGNVPFPSTPPNEGYEGYRFVGNNIYDALTRFDLDQAETIPTAQPSLAESWEVSEDQLTWTFHLREGVTFHDGTPFDAEAAVFQFDRINDPDFEHYDAINAPRYGNYMRFVESWEAVDPQTFTVTTSEPYAWLAEDLAHVFFPSPTVVQEVGNDAYNQHATGTGPFVMTRYVDGEVMELTANEDYWGGRPLLDQIVLYPKPEPAARLSALQSGEVDWAEVPAPDAIEQLEAEGFAVHLGKYPHGIMPRFNMFREPFADNLALRQALNYALDREGIAALINDVGYPASQFVYEGHPDFVDDHPGYSYDPERARELLAEAGYEPGELELTMAYPTGGSGNMFPGPMMEKLQADFEAIGVGVELMPLEWNTIITILYEGMDQPAWSDIDIMFISPAAGQVSSGYGSAFLCERPGGLPNATGNCTPGVDEAYAAAMASFDPEESHAHLRDMMRLALDDAMFLYWVHDLNLRVMSPEVQGYVHAQSWWTDFTIISMEG from the coding sequence ATGCCGTCAGCTGAGCGTCGTGTCCCTCTCCCCGCCGCGCGGCGACGCCGGCGCTCCCTCCTCGTCCCGCTGGTGCTGCTCCTCGCCCTGCTGGCCGCGTCGTGCGCCAGCGGCGGCGACAGCGGCAACGGCGCCGCCGGCGCCAGCGGTACGAGCGGCGGGGGCGAGGGCGGCGGTGTCCTGCGCATCGCCATGTCCGCCGGCAACGTCCCGTTCCCCTCGACGCCCCCCAACGAGGGCTACGAGGGCTACCGGTTCGTCGGCAACAACATCTACGACGCCCTGACCCGCTTCGACCTCGACCAGGCCGAGACGATCCCGACGGCCCAGCCGTCGCTCGCCGAGTCCTGGGAGGTGTCGGAGGACCAGCTCACCTGGACCTTCCACCTGCGGGAGGGGGTGACGTTCCACGACGGCACGCCCTTCGACGCCGAGGCCGCCGTGTTCCAGTTCGACCGGATCAACGACCCCGACTTCGAGCACTACGACGCGATCAACGCGCCCCGGTACGGCAACTACATGCGGTTCGTCGAGTCGTGGGAGGCGGTCGACCCGCAGACCTTCACCGTGACGACCTCCGAGCCCTACGCCTGGCTCGCCGAGGACCTCGCCCACGTCTTCTTCCCGAGCCCGACGGTGGTCCAGGAGGTCGGCAACGACGCCTACAACCAGCACGCCACCGGCACCGGCCCGTTCGTGATGACCCGCTACGTCGACGGCGAGGTCATGGAGCTGACGGCCAACGAGGACTACTGGGGCGGGCGTCCGCTGCTCGACCAGATCGTCCTGTACCCGAAGCCCGAGCCGGCCGCCCGGCTCTCGGCGCTGCAGTCCGGCGAGGTCGACTGGGCCGAGGTCCCCGCTCCCGACGCCATCGAGCAGTTGGAGGCCGAGGGCTTCGCCGTCCACCTCGGCAAGTACCCGCACGGGATCATGCCCCGGTTCAACATGTTCCGCGAGCCCTTCGCCGACAACCTCGCCCTGCGCCAGGCGCTGAACTACGCACTCGACCGAGAGGGGATCGCCGCCCTCATCAACGACGTCGGCTACCCGGCGAGCCAGTTCGTCTACGAGGGCCACCCCGACTTCGTCGACGACCACCCCGGTTACTCCTACGACCCGGAGCGGGCCCGCGAGCTCCTCGCCGAGGCCGGCTACGAGCCGGGCGAGCTCGAGCTGACGATGGCGTACCCGACCGGAGGGTCCGGGAACATGTTCCCCGGCCCGATGATGGAGAAGCTCCAGGCCGACTTCGAGGCGATCGGCGTCGGCGTCGAGCTCATGCCCCTCGAGTGGAACACGATCATCACGATCCTCTACGAGGGCATGGACCAACCGGCCTGGTCCGACATCGACATCATGTTCATCTCGCCGGCGGCGGGTCAGGTGTCGTCCGGCTACGGCTCGGCGTTCCTCTGCGAGCGACCCGGCGGGCTCCCGAACGCGACCGGCAACTGCACGCCGGGCGTCGACGAGGCCTACGCCGCGGCGATGGCGAGCTTCGACCCCGAGGAGTCCCACGCCCACCTGCGGGACATGATGCGCCTCGCCCTCGACGACGCCATGTTCCTCTACTGGGTGCACGACCTGAACCTGCGGGTGATGTCGCCCGAGGTGCAGGGCTACGTGCACGCCCAGTCGTGGTGGACGGACTTCACGATCATCTCGATGGAGGGCTGA
- a CDS encoding ABC transporter permease, which translates to MSDATIVEPGSPTGAAARRDAWYAAELGVEARSFWAETRRRFLANKVGVAAALVLLVLVVTSFAAPLLSSHDPLVGDATNRLQPVLSDGHLLGTDEQGRDMLSRLLHGGRLSLTAAFVPTIAATVIGTVIGAWAGFVRGAVGSLLMRVMDMLYAFPAILLAIAVGASLGPGLANAIVAVTIVFIPPIARVAESSARTVATQEYMEAARLSGAGRFTLVRTQLLPNVLNHIIVYASGLVGVAMIIAASLSFLGLGSQPPTPEWGYMLNSLRGSIYVAAGVAVLPGVLIFVTSVAFNLASDALREAMDARLD; encoded by the coding sequence ATGTCGGATGCAACGATCGTCGAGCCCGGCTCGCCGACCGGCGCCGCGGCCCGGCGCGACGCCTGGTACGCCGCGGAGCTCGGTGTCGAGGCCCGCTCGTTCTGGGCCGAGACCCGTCGGCGCTTCCTGGCGAACAAGGTCGGGGTCGCCGCGGCACTCGTCCTGCTCGTGCTCGTCGTGACGTCGTTCGCGGCGCCGCTGCTGAGCAGCCACGACCCGCTCGTCGGCGACGCGACGAACCGCCTCCAGCCCGTCCTCTCCGACGGGCACCTCCTCGGCACCGACGAGCAGGGGCGCGACATGCTCTCCCGCCTGCTCCACGGCGGCCGCCTGTCGCTGACCGCGGCGTTCGTCCCGACGATCGCCGCGACGGTCATCGGGACCGTGATCGGCGCATGGGCCGGCTTCGTGCGCGGCGCGGTCGGCTCGCTGCTGATGCGGGTGATGGACATGCTCTACGCCTTCCCGGCGATCCTGCTGGCCATCGCGGTCGGCGCCTCGCTCGGACCGGGTCTCGCCAACGCCATCGTGGCGGTGACGATCGTGTTCATCCCGCCGATCGCCCGGGTGGCCGAGTCCTCGGCCCGCACCGTGGCGACCCAGGAGTACATGGAGGCCGCCCGGCTGAGCGGCGCCGGGCGCTTCACGCTCGTCCGTACGCAGCTCCTGCCGAACGTGCTCAACCACATCATCGTCTACGCCTCGGGGCTCGTCGGCGTGGCGATGATCATCGCCGCCAGCCTCAGCTTCCTCGGCCTCGGCTCCCAGCCGCCGACGCCGGAGTGGGGCTACATGCTCAACAGCCTGCGCGGCTCGATCTACGTCGCCGCCGGGGTCGCCGTCCTCCCCGGGGTCCTCATCTTCGTGACCTCGGTGGCCTTCAACCTCGCCAGCGACGCGCTGCGCGAGGCCATGGACGCCCGCCTCGACTGA